In Pseudomonas sp. P5_109, the genomic window CGTAGCAGGAACAACTGGGGTAGAAACGACAGTGACTGGCCATCAGGGGACTAATGGCATAGCGATAAAACTGGATCGGAACGAGTGCCAGTTTACGCATCTGGACTGTCTACCCCTACAGTTTCGGTTTTGACTGCTGGTACCGGCGAACTGCGAGCCAGGCGTTTCCAGAGTTTGCCGAAATGCTGAATCAATTCGGGGTTTTCTACGTCGCCCAAACCTTTGCGCGCGACGATAACAATGTCCCATCCGACCAGAGAATCCTGGTTCAGGCGAAACGATTCGCGCATCAGACGTTTGAGGCGATTGCGCTCGACGGAGAGCTTTACGCTCTTTTTCCCGATAACCAACCCGAGACGGGGGTGATCAAGATCGTTGTTGCGCGCAAGGAGCAGGAGATTTTTCCCCGGAACCTTGCCGGTAGGGGAGTCAAAGACTGCCTTGAAATGCCG contains:
- the rnpA gene encoding ribonuclease P protein component; this translates as MSQDFSREKRLLTPRHFKAVFDSPTGKVPGKNLLLLARNNDLDHPRLGLVIGKKSVKLSVERNRLKRLMRESFRLNQDSLVGWDIVIVARKGLGDVENPELIQHFGKLWKRLARSSPVPAVKTETVGVDSPDA